GGTTCATGGACGGATTGGGAAAAAGCTCCGCATCCCATGACGAAAGTCGAAAAGGGATGGGAGTATAAAACGATCGTTCCGATTGCAGATACCGTTTTGAAATATAAATTCATTTCTGACGGAAACTGGACGCCGGATATTAAAGCGCCCGATACGATCGACGACGGTTTCGGCGGAAAGAACGGACTCGTTGAAGTCGCCGTTCTTGCGGCGGCTGAGGCTCCCGCAGCGTCCGGCGCGGCGGCGGCTCCCGCGACGGGCAAGCTCAAGTTTCAGACTTGGAGTATGCTCGGCTTTCAGACGAAATTCAATATCAAAGACGGATTTGAAACCGAATCCGCCGGTATCAACCTGAAATCATATCTGAAAGTCGGCGGCGATATGCTGCCCAATATGCCCGTTTACATTGAAGTTGCGCTCGCGGAACAGGATGGTTTTGAAAATCTGTACAAAAAAGATTCCCTTTCATGGGGCGACGGTTTTCAGAATCTGCTCGTTGACACGATTTTTGATCCTATCTATTTCTACGGCGGACAGGAAGCTTCAAAAAGTTATCTGGGGCACCTGAAATTGGGTCTGACCACACCGTACGTTGAATTCGCGACCGGTTACAAATATGCGAAACTTCCGGCTCACAAGAACGTAAGTTGGACGACGCTGGATCAGGATTGGGAAGCGGGCTACAATTCCGTCGGCGGTTTCAGTGCGTTCACGCTCGGACAGGCACTGCGCCAGATCGGTGATGTGAAAATCAATGCGCAGATTCTGCCGAACAGAACCGCAGACCGCGCCGGCAGTCAGTACGGTATGGCCGCTTGGGCCAGCGCCGAATACGCCGGTCACTACGTCGATTTGCAGTACAACGGCGCGTACGGTAAAACGTACAAAACCATTTTCGACGAAGTCATGGAAATGGATATTATCGCCGGTTATTCCGGAAAATTCGGCCCGATCGGGGTAAAACTGAACGCGTTGATGAACAAATACGGTGATGTCAAGAATGCCGATGGAACACGAGCCGGTTATACGCCGCCGTCTTCCGACGTCGGTACCGTTTACAGCGATGCCGATTTTATCGACAACTTTGCGGCGAACGTTCAGACTTCTTACGGTTCAGACCTTATCACTGCGACGCTCGGTTACCGTATGCGCGGTGTTCAGGCGAGCATGATGTACGTTGAAGACGGCAAAGCCGACGATCACGAACACATCAAGGATCAGCTCGGTGACCGCAACAGTCAGCGCGTATGGCTCAATCTGTCTTCAAAACCGATGTCTTATTTGAGCGTCGGATTGGACACGTCGGTAGATATGGTTTTGGACAAGAACAAAACCATCGCGTTTGCCGATAAAGACAATCTGAAACTGTCCGTAAAACCGTCTGCCGGACTGAAACTGCAGGAACTTGCCGGTATCGACGCTTCTGTCGACGTATACGGTCAGATGTATTACAACACGAAAGACAAGTTTGC
This sequence is a window from Treponema brennaborense DSM 12168. Protein-coding genes within it:
- a CDS encoding glycogen-binding domain-containing protein, producing the protein MKKLSAFIMVLLVLCGFMFADVTVKNLGDGTAEVTFFYGNPKATEVVVAGSWTDWEKAPHPMTKVEKGWEYKTIVPIADTVLKYKFISDGNWTPDIKAPDTIDDGFGGKNGLVEVAVLAAAEAPAASGAAAAPATGKLKFQTWSMLGFQTKFNIKDGFETESAGINLKSYLKVGGDMLPNMPVYIEVALAEQDGFENLYKKDSLSWGDGFQNLLVDTIFDPIYFYGGQEASKSYLGHLKLGLTTPYVEFATGYKYAKLPAHKNVSWTTLDQDWEAGYNSVGGFSAFTLGQALRQIGDVKINAQILPNRTADRAGSQYGMAAWASAEYAGHYVDLQYNGAYGKTYKTIFDEVMEMDIIAGYSGKFGPIGVKLNALMNKYGDVKNADGTRAGYTPPSSDVGTVYSDADFIDNFAANVQTSYGSDLITATLGYRMRGVQASMMYVEDGKADDHEHIKDQLGDRNSQRVWLNLSSKPMSYLSVGLDTSVDMVLDKNKTIAFADKDNLKLSVKPSAGLKLQELAGIDASVDVYGQMYYNTKDKFADGTADGNQFKLKEIGVKFALGALNDAVKGIDVMYGLDNDNDTALFNTLLAAVKLPMNVTAQAGFGIRTAKGDAANPDTPFGFFLGASTPLKVLQKPVLYAQFLYGMDPYKGFGDGQENFNLDGYTLDSGVGNWQNNAAVRVGMHWDL